From the genome of Synchiropus splendidus isolate RoL2022-P1 chromosome 17, RoL_Sspl_1.0, whole genome shotgun sequence, one region includes:
- the synj1 gene encoding synaptojanin-1 isoform X9 — MAFSKGYRIYHKLDPPPYSVIVETRAREECLMFESGAVAVLSAAEKEAIRNTYTKIVDAYGILGVLRLNLGDSMLHSLVVVTGCSSVGKVQESEVFRVTQTDFISLNNDPADEERIAEVRKVLNSGHFYFAWSSSGISMDLSLNAHRRILEDTTDNRFFWNQSLHLHLKHYGVNCDDWLLRLMCGGVEIRTIYAGHKQAKACIFSRLSSERAGTRFNVRGTNDDGQVANFVETEQVIFLDDKVSSFIQIRGSIPLFWEQPGIQLPDIFGQVGSHRVKLSRGFEANAPAFERHFTALRRLYGKQVIINLLGSKEGEHMLSKAFQSHLKASEHAAAVKMVNFDYHQNVKGGKADKLHSILKPQLSKFTEECGFFSYTGESGIARTQGGTIRTNCLDCLDRTNSVQAFFALEMLPKQLEEMGLTEKPQLVARFQEVFRTMWSANGDSVSKIYAGTGALDGKAKAGKLKDGARSVTRTIQNNFFDSSKQEAIDILRLGSTLNSDLADKARALLTTSSLYVTEPVLQSASPRVLLGMCQNFHKYTRPKQIRVCVGTWNVNGGKQFRSIAFRNQTLNDWLLDAPVKAGLPEFQGTKGGPIDIFAIGFEEMVELNAGNIVSASTTNQKLWAAELQKNISRDHKYVLLASEQLVGVCLFVFIRPQHAPFIRDVAVDTVKTGMGGATGNKGGVAIRLLFHTTSICFVCSHFAAGQSQVKERNDDYNEITRKLSFPMGRLLYSHDYVFWCGDFNYRINLPNEEVKELIRQQNWDALTAGDQLVEQKNNGLVFRGFVEGKLDFAPTYKYDLFSEDYDTSEKCRTPAWTDRILWKRRKWNFDKTAEEMNVVGAASKAGESEEDPDHAWSPGTLKYYGRAELKTSDHRPVVAVIDVDILEVDPEARHQVYKDVIALQGPPDGTVLVSLCSSGPDDYFDDALIDELLDKFANFGEVILIRFVEEKMWVTFLEGYSALAALSLSASTVLGKVIDIRLKSPGWIKSLEEEMSVERICGSIPTSASSTLLAEDADMGDDDYDMEGEVDEELEEILPQHLQPGAGSGPGTSPLPSPRSSPCPSPTHGEPAAPSRPSRSTPPARPTQGLPLDLQPGAPTSSLGLEPKRPPPPRPNAPPARPAPPQRPPPPSGRGSGPPGPAGASRPAGQNIPPRAGVISMPPQSRPTPPSHPGAPRPAPELHPGAPRPVPDSHPGAPRPIPAKPGDPPPMGAAVRPQAPPSTQPLPAPLQPTLAAPLQPQPAPTPGLSSPKPPPRSRSSHALPPEAARSESAAQTNGLNGVREAQRTFHPSHRSDSSSSSLPWKTTQSLTRGSSLRAPPPVPLTLPCSAPEPSSSSSRASASCLLPPPPALPRSRSQEALRASSPSLFQLQPLPARPSSTNPFLGPTAAAAAPQQSRTDVPRSLAAFPQPLVPLPAAAPPLQPQQAAAPLKPFSPPPLSVPQPWVTFDDDLDFLPRTPTQVPQNPGAPEPDWLWSLGSLPPPVPSRTAPSEGQLPGGVSPWDSTER; from the exons CCTCGTCTGGGATCAGCATGGACCTGAGTCTGAATGCTCATCGTAGGATCCTGGAAGACACGACAGATAACCGATTCTTTTG GAACCAGTCTTTGCATCTTCACCTCAAACACTACGGCGTGAACTGCGACGACTGGCTTCTCCGGCTGATGTGTGGAGGCGTGGAGATCAGAACAATATATGCGGGTCACAAACAGGCCAAGGCCTGCATTTTCTCTCGCCTCAGTTCTGAGCGTGCCGGCACACGGTTCAATGTCCGAGGAACCAATGACGACGGACAGGTTGCCAACTTTGTGGAAACAGAACAG GTGATTTTTCTGGATGACAAGGTGTCATCCTTCATTCAGATCCGTGGGTCGATCCCTCTTTTCTGGGAACAGCCAGGAATCCAG CTCCCAGACATCTTTGGTCAG GTCGGCTCTCATCGGGTCAAACTCTCCAGGGGGTTTGAGGCAAATGCCCCGGCGTTTGAAAG GCACTTCACTGCTCTGCGGAGGTTGTACGGCAAACAGGTGATCATCAACCTGCTCGGGAGCAAAGAGGGGGAGCACATGCTGAGCAAGGCTTTTCAG AGTCACTTGAAGGCTTCGGAGCATGCAGCAGCTGTAAAAATGGTCAACTTTGATTATCACCAAAATGTCAAGGGCGGTAAAGCCGACAAACTGCACAGCATCCTCAAACCTCAGCTCAGCAAATTCACAGAGGAGTGTGGATTCTTCTCCTACACCGGAGAGAGTGGCATCGCCAG GACTCAAGGAGGCACCATTAGGACCAACTGTTTGGACTGTTTAGACAGAACCAATAGTGTCCAGGCGTTCTTTGCACTTGAG ATGCTGCCAAAGCAGTTGGAGGAAATGGGCCTGACTGAGAAGCCACAGCTTGTGGCCCGCTTCCAGGAGGTATTCAGGACCATGTGGTCTGCAAATGGAGATTCCGTCAGTAAGATCTACGCCGGTACTGGCGCGCTTGATGGCAAGGCCAAG GCGGGAAAGCTTAAAGACGGCGCTCGGTCTGTGACGAGGACGATCCAAAACAACTTCTTCGACAGTTCTAAACAGGAAGCCATTGATATTCTGCGTCTGGGCTCCACGCTGAACAGCGACCTGGCTGACAAAGCACGGGCTTTGCTCACCACCTCCAGTCTCTATG TCACTGAGCCCGTCTTGCAGTCAG CCTCCCCGAGAGTCCTGCTTGGAATGTGCCAGAACTTCCATAAATACACTCGGCCCAAACAGATCCGAGTTTGTGTCGGCACCTGGAATGTCAACGGAGGTAAACAGTTCCGGAGCATTGCCTTCCGCAACCAGACTCTCAATGATTGGCTGCTGGACGCTCCAGTGAAGGCAGGGCTCCCTGAGTTCCAGG GCACTAAAGGCGGCCCAATTGATATCTTTGCCATTGGATTTGAAGAAATGGTGGAACTGAATGCAGGAAATATCGTCAGTGCCAG CACTACAAACCAGAAACTGTGGGCCGCTGAGCTTCAGAAGAACATTTCGCGCGACCACAAGTATGTGCTGCTGGCTTCAGAGCAGCTGGTCGGCGTCTGTCTTTTCGTTTTCATTCGTCCTCAGCACGCGCCCTTCATCAG AGATGTTGCAGTAGACACAGTCAAAACCGGAATGGGCGGAGCTACTGGCAATAAAGGTGGCGTGGCCATTCGCCTTCTCTTCCATACCACTAGCATCTGCTTCGTGTGCTCCCACTTTGCCGCTGGCCAGTCACAAGTGAAGGAGCGGAATGACGACTACAATGAGATCACCCGCAAACTCAGCTTTCCCATG GGTCGTCTGTTGTACTCCCACGACTACGTGTTCTGGTGTGGAGACTTCAACTACCGGATCAACCTGCCCAATGAGGAAGTGAAAGAGCTGATCAGGCAGCAGAACTGGGACGCCTTGACAGCCGGGGACCAGCTGGTGGAGCAGAAGAATAACGGCTTG GTTTTCCGAGGCTTCGTGGAGGGAAAGTTGGATTTCGCACCAACCTACAAGTATGACCTCTTCTCAGAGGACTACGACACCAGCGAGAAGTGTCGCACACCGGCGTGGACTGACCGCAttctgtggaagaggaggaagtggaactttgataaaacag CGGAAGAGATGAATGTTGTTGGAGCAGCCTCCAAagctggcgagtctgaggaagaTCCAGACCATGCATGGAGCCCAGGAACTCTGAAGTATTACGGCAGGGCAGAGCTCAAGACCTCGGACCACAG GCCTGTTGTGGCAGTCATTGATGTGGACATCCTGGAGGTGGACCCAGAAGCCCGGCACCAGGTTTACAAGGACGTCATCGCCTTGCAGGGGCCTCCAGACGGCACCGtgctggtgtccctctgctcctcTGGTCCCGACGACTACTTTGATGATGCGCTTATTGATGAGCTGTTGGATAAGTTTGCTAACTTTGGAGAAGTCATCCTCATTAG GTTTGTTGAGGAGAAGATGTGGGTGACCTTCCTGGAGGGGTATTCTGCGCTGGCTGCCTTGTCCCTCAGTGCTTCCACT GTTCTGGGCAAGGTGATCGACATCCGTCTGAAGAGTCCCGGCTGGATTAagagtctggaggaggagatgagtgtGGAGAGGATCTGCGGGAGCATCCCCACCTCCGCCAGCTCCACTCTGCTTGCTGAGGATGCCGACATGGGGGACGACGATTACGATATGGAAG GCGAAGTGGACGAGGAGCTTGAAGAAATCCTTCCTCAACACCTCCAGCCGGGCGCTGGATCGGGGCCTGGAACCTCGCCCCTGCCCTCCCCCCGCAGCAGCCCCTGCCCCTCGCCGACCCACGGTGAgcctgcagctcccagcaggCCCAGTAGGTCCACTCCACCGGCCCGTCCCACCCAAG GTTTGCCTCTGGACCTCCAGCCAGGTGCCCCGACATCATCTCTGGGCCTTGAACCCAAACGCCCACCCCCCCCTCGTCCAAATGCACCCCCGGCCAGACCTGCGCCCCCCCAGCGGCCACCACCCCCGTCAG GTCGTGGCTCTGGACCCCCGGGACCTGCAGGTGCCTCTCGCCCGG ctGGACAGAACATCCCCCCCAGGGCTGGTGTCATCAGCATGCCTCCTCAGTCTCGCCCCACTCCTCCGTCTCATCCTGGAGCACCCAGACCCGCCCCGGAGCTTCACCCCGGAGCGCCGCGCCCCGTCCCAGACTCTCACCCCGGAGCGCCGCGCCCCATCCCGGCCAAGCCCGGTGACCCGCCACCCATGG GAGCCGCCGTGAGGCCTCAGGCCCCGCCCTCCACGCAGCCGCTGCCGGCGCCGCTGCAGCCCACTCTGGCCGCTCCTCTCCAGCCTCAGCCGGCCCCCACGCCGGGGCTGTCCTCCCCCAAACCTCCGCCCCGCTCTCGCTCCTCTCACGCTCTGCCGCCTGAGGCTGCCAGGTCTGAGAGCGCCGCTCAG ACCAACGGACTGAACGGAGTCAGAGAAGCACAACGGACGTTCCACCCCTCCCACCGCTCtgactcctcctcttcatcgctCCCCTGGAAAACCACTCAGTCCCTGACCAGAGGCTCCTCACTGAGGGCTCCGCCCCCTGTTCCGCTGACCCTCCCCTGCTCGGCGCCGgagccttcctcctcctcctcccgggCCTCGGCGTCGTGCCTGCTCCCGCCTCCTCCGGCGCTGCCCAGGAGCCGCTCGCAGGAGGCGCTGCGAGCTTCTTCGCCCAGTCTCTTCCAGCTCCAGCCTCTTCCTGCTCGACCCAGCAGCACCAACCCCTTCCTCGGGCCgacggcggcggcagcggcgcCGCAGCAGTCCAGGACAGACGTCCCCAGGAGCTTGGCTGCCTTCCCTCAGCCCCTGGTCCCCCTCCCTGCTGCGGCTCCGCCCCTCCAGCCTCAGCAGGCAGCCGCTCCTCTCAAGCCCTTCAGTCCTCCGCCTCTCTCTGTGCCCCAGCCCTGGGTCACCTTCGACGATGACCTGGACTTCCTGCCCAGGACCCCGACACAAGTCCCTCAGAATCCAGGTGCCCCGGAGCCAGACTGGCTGTGGTCCCtgggatccctccctccccctgtcCCCAGCAGAACTGCTCCCAGTGAGGGCCAGCTTCCAGGAGGCGTCTCCCCCTGGGATTCCACCGAGAGATAG
- the synj1 gene encoding synaptojanin-1 isoform X6 — MAFSKGYRIYHKLDPPPYSVIVETRAREECLMFESGAVAVLSAAEKEAIRNTYTKIVDAYGILGVLRLNLGDSMLHSLVVVTGCSSVGKVQESEVFRVTQTDFISLNNDPADEERIAEVRKVLNSGHFYFAWSSSGISMDLSLNAHRRILEDTTDNRFFWNQSLHLHLKHYGVNCDDWLLRLMCGGVEIRTIYAGHKQAKACIFSRLSSERAGTRFNVRGTNDDGQVANFVETEQVIFLDDKVSSFIQIRGSIPLFWEQPGIQLPDIFGQVGSHRVKLSRGFEANAPAFERHFTALRRLYGKQVIINLLGSKEGEHMLSKAFQSHLKASEHAAAVKMVNFDYHQNVKGGKADKLHSILKPQLSKFTEECGFFSYTGESGIARTQGGTIRTNCLDCLDRTNSVQAFFALEMLPKQLEEMGLTEKPQLVARFQEVFRTMWSANGDSVSKIYAGTGALDGKAKAGKLKDGARSVTRTIQNNFFDSSKQEAIDILRLGSTLNSDLADKARALLTTSSLYVTEPVLQSASPRVLLGMCQNFHKYTRPKQIRVCVGTWNVNGGKQFRSIAFRNQTLNDWLLDAPVKAGLPEFQGTKGGPIDIFAIGFEEMVELNAGNIVSASTTNQKLWAAELQKNISRDHKYVLLASEQLVGVCLFVFIRPQHAPFIRDVAVDTVKTGMGGATGNKGGVAIRLLFHTTSICFVCSHFAAGQSQVKERNDDYNEITRKLSFPMGRLLYSHDYVFWCGDFNYRINLPNEEVKELIRQQNWDALTAGDQLVEQKNNGLVFRGFVEGKLDFAPTYKYDLFSEDYDTSEKCRTPAWTDRILWKRRKWNFDKTAEEMNVVGAASKAGESEEDPDHAWSPGTLKYYGRAELKTSDHRPVVAVIDVDILEVDPEARHQVYKDVIALQGPPDGTVLVSLCSSGPDDYFDDALIDELLDKFANFGEVILIRFVEEKMWVTFLEGYSALAALSLSASTVLGKVIDIRLKSPGWIKSLEEEMSVERICGSIPTSASSTLLAEDADMGDDDYDMEGEVDEELEEILPQHLQPGAGSGPGTSPLPSPRSSPCPSPTHGEPAAPSRPSRSTPPARPTQGLPLDLQPGAPTSSLGLEPKRPPPPRPNAPPARPAPPQRPPPPSGSKSPALSRPDSAAGRGSGPPGPAGASRPAGQNIPPRAGVISMPPQSRPTPPSHPGAPRPAPELHPGAPRPVPDSHPGAPRPIPAKPGDPPPMGAAVRPQAPPSTQPLPAPLQPTLAAPLQPQPAPTPGLSSPKPPPRSRSSHALPPEAARSESAAQTNGLNGVREAQRTFHPSHRSDSSSSSLPWKTTQSLTRGSSLRAPPPVPLTLPCSAPEPSSSSSRASASCLLPPPPALPRSRSQEALRASSPSLFQLQPLPARPSSTNPFLGPTAAAAAPQQSRTDVPRSLAAFPQPLVPLPAAAPPLQPQQAAAPLKPFSPPPLSVPQPWVTFDDDLDFLPRTPTQVPQNPGAPEPDWLWSLGSLPPPVPSRTAPSEGQLPGGVSPWDSTER; from the exons CCTCGTCTGGGATCAGCATGGACCTGAGTCTGAATGCTCATCGTAGGATCCTGGAAGACACGACAGATAACCGATTCTTTTG GAACCAGTCTTTGCATCTTCACCTCAAACACTACGGCGTGAACTGCGACGACTGGCTTCTCCGGCTGATGTGTGGAGGCGTGGAGATCAGAACAATATATGCGGGTCACAAACAGGCCAAGGCCTGCATTTTCTCTCGCCTCAGTTCTGAGCGTGCCGGCACACGGTTCAATGTCCGAGGAACCAATGACGACGGACAGGTTGCCAACTTTGTGGAAACAGAACAG GTGATTTTTCTGGATGACAAGGTGTCATCCTTCATTCAGATCCGTGGGTCGATCCCTCTTTTCTGGGAACAGCCAGGAATCCAG CTCCCAGACATCTTTGGTCAG GTCGGCTCTCATCGGGTCAAACTCTCCAGGGGGTTTGAGGCAAATGCCCCGGCGTTTGAAAG GCACTTCACTGCTCTGCGGAGGTTGTACGGCAAACAGGTGATCATCAACCTGCTCGGGAGCAAAGAGGGGGAGCACATGCTGAGCAAGGCTTTTCAG AGTCACTTGAAGGCTTCGGAGCATGCAGCAGCTGTAAAAATGGTCAACTTTGATTATCACCAAAATGTCAAGGGCGGTAAAGCCGACAAACTGCACAGCATCCTCAAACCTCAGCTCAGCAAATTCACAGAGGAGTGTGGATTCTTCTCCTACACCGGAGAGAGTGGCATCGCCAG GACTCAAGGAGGCACCATTAGGACCAACTGTTTGGACTGTTTAGACAGAACCAATAGTGTCCAGGCGTTCTTTGCACTTGAG ATGCTGCCAAAGCAGTTGGAGGAAATGGGCCTGACTGAGAAGCCACAGCTTGTGGCCCGCTTCCAGGAGGTATTCAGGACCATGTGGTCTGCAAATGGAGATTCCGTCAGTAAGATCTACGCCGGTACTGGCGCGCTTGATGGCAAGGCCAAG GCGGGAAAGCTTAAAGACGGCGCTCGGTCTGTGACGAGGACGATCCAAAACAACTTCTTCGACAGTTCTAAACAGGAAGCCATTGATATTCTGCGTCTGGGCTCCACGCTGAACAGCGACCTGGCTGACAAAGCACGGGCTTTGCTCACCACCTCCAGTCTCTATG TCACTGAGCCCGTCTTGCAGTCAG CCTCCCCGAGAGTCCTGCTTGGAATGTGCCAGAACTTCCATAAATACACTCGGCCCAAACAGATCCGAGTTTGTGTCGGCACCTGGAATGTCAACGGAGGTAAACAGTTCCGGAGCATTGCCTTCCGCAACCAGACTCTCAATGATTGGCTGCTGGACGCTCCAGTGAAGGCAGGGCTCCCTGAGTTCCAGG GCACTAAAGGCGGCCCAATTGATATCTTTGCCATTGGATTTGAAGAAATGGTGGAACTGAATGCAGGAAATATCGTCAGTGCCAG CACTACAAACCAGAAACTGTGGGCCGCTGAGCTTCAGAAGAACATTTCGCGCGACCACAAGTATGTGCTGCTGGCTTCAGAGCAGCTGGTCGGCGTCTGTCTTTTCGTTTTCATTCGTCCTCAGCACGCGCCCTTCATCAG AGATGTTGCAGTAGACACAGTCAAAACCGGAATGGGCGGAGCTACTGGCAATAAAGGTGGCGTGGCCATTCGCCTTCTCTTCCATACCACTAGCATCTGCTTCGTGTGCTCCCACTTTGCCGCTGGCCAGTCACAAGTGAAGGAGCGGAATGACGACTACAATGAGATCACCCGCAAACTCAGCTTTCCCATG GGTCGTCTGTTGTACTCCCACGACTACGTGTTCTGGTGTGGAGACTTCAACTACCGGATCAACCTGCCCAATGAGGAAGTGAAAGAGCTGATCAGGCAGCAGAACTGGGACGCCTTGACAGCCGGGGACCAGCTGGTGGAGCAGAAGAATAACGGCTTG GTTTTCCGAGGCTTCGTGGAGGGAAAGTTGGATTTCGCACCAACCTACAAGTATGACCTCTTCTCAGAGGACTACGACACCAGCGAGAAGTGTCGCACACCGGCGTGGACTGACCGCAttctgtggaagaggaggaagtggaactttgataaaacag CGGAAGAGATGAATGTTGTTGGAGCAGCCTCCAAagctggcgagtctgaggaagaTCCAGACCATGCATGGAGCCCAGGAACTCTGAAGTATTACGGCAGGGCAGAGCTCAAGACCTCGGACCACAG GCCTGTTGTGGCAGTCATTGATGTGGACATCCTGGAGGTGGACCCAGAAGCCCGGCACCAGGTTTACAAGGACGTCATCGCCTTGCAGGGGCCTCCAGACGGCACCGtgctggtgtccctctgctcctcTGGTCCCGACGACTACTTTGATGATGCGCTTATTGATGAGCTGTTGGATAAGTTTGCTAACTTTGGAGAAGTCATCCTCATTAG GTTTGTTGAGGAGAAGATGTGGGTGACCTTCCTGGAGGGGTATTCTGCGCTGGCTGCCTTGTCCCTCAGTGCTTCCACT GTTCTGGGCAAGGTGATCGACATCCGTCTGAAGAGTCCCGGCTGGATTAagagtctggaggaggagatgagtgtGGAGAGGATCTGCGGGAGCATCCCCACCTCCGCCAGCTCCACTCTGCTTGCTGAGGATGCCGACATGGGGGACGACGATTACGATATGGAAG GCGAAGTGGACGAGGAGCTTGAAGAAATCCTTCCTCAACACCTCCAGCCGGGCGCTGGATCGGGGCCTGGAACCTCGCCCCTGCCCTCCCCCCGCAGCAGCCCCTGCCCCTCGCCGACCCACGGTGAgcctgcagctcccagcaggCCCAGTAGGTCCACTCCACCGGCCCGTCCCACCCAAG GTTTGCCTCTGGACCTCCAGCCAGGTGCCCCGACATCATCTCTGGGCCTTGAACCCAAACGCCCACCCCCCCCTCGTCCAAATGCACCCCCGGCCAGACCTGCGCCCCCCCAGCGGCCACCACCCCCGTCAG GATCAAAGAGTCCTGCTCTGTCACGGCCTGATTCTGCTGCGG GTCGTGGCTCTGGACCCCCGGGACCTGCAGGTGCCTCTCGCCCGG ctGGACAGAACATCCCCCCCAGGGCTGGTGTCATCAGCATGCCTCCTCAGTCTCGCCCCACTCCTCCGTCTCATCCTGGAGCACCCAGACCCGCCCCGGAGCTTCACCCCGGAGCGCCGCGCCCCGTCCCAGACTCTCACCCCGGAGCGCCGCGCCCCATCCCGGCCAAGCCCGGTGACCCGCCACCCATGG GAGCCGCCGTGAGGCCTCAGGCCCCGCCCTCCACGCAGCCGCTGCCGGCGCCGCTGCAGCCCACTCTGGCCGCTCCTCTCCAGCCTCAGCCGGCCCCCACGCCGGGGCTGTCCTCCCCCAAACCTCCGCCCCGCTCTCGCTCCTCTCACGCTCTGCCGCCTGAGGCTGCCAGGTCTGAGAGCGCCGCTCAG ACCAACGGACTGAACGGAGTCAGAGAAGCACAACGGACGTTCCACCCCTCCCACCGCTCtgactcctcctcttcatcgctCCCCTGGAAAACCACTCAGTCCCTGACCAGAGGCTCCTCACTGAGGGCTCCGCCCCCTGTTCCGCTGACCCTCCCCTGCTCGGCGCCGgagccttcctcctcctcctcccgggCCTCGGCGTCGTGCCTGCTCCCGCCTCCTCCGGCGCTGCCCAGGAGCCGCTCGCAGGAGGCGCTGCGAGCTTCTTCGCCCAGTCTCTTCCAGCTCCAGCCTCTTCCTGCTCGACCCAGCAGCACCAACCCCTTCCTCGGGCCgacggcggcggcagcggcgcCGCAGCAGTCCAGGACAGACGTCCCCAGGAGCTTGGCTGCCTTCCCTCAGCCCCTGGTCCCCCTCCCTGCTGCGGCTCCGCCCCTCCAGCCTCAGCAGGCAGCCGCTCCTCTCAAGCCCTTCAGTCCTCCGCCTCTCTCTGTGCCCCAGCCCTGGGTCACCTTCGACGATGACCTGGACTTCCTGCCCAGGACCCCGACACAAGTCCCTCAGAATCCAGGTGCCCCGGAGCCAGACTGGCTGTGGTCCCtgggatccctccctccccctgtcCCCAGCAGAACTGCTCCCAGTGAGGGCCAGCTTCCAGGAGGCGTCTCCCCCTGGGATTCCACCGAGAGATAG